A genomic region of Janthinobacterium lividum contains the following coding sequences:
- a CDS encoding alpha/beta fold hydrolase encodes MRITGLALLLLSCYCVAQAAPPVSPSICASPAQSVREQGYVPINGIEQWITITGAACGNPVILFIHGGPGNALSPYADAIYAGWERHYTLVQWDQRGAGMTYAKQQPTEDVRLTVEQMRDDGIAVARYIEQHLGQRKVILMGSSWGSILGVHMAKAQPELFHAYIGTAQVVNARDNESGMYREVLALAQAAGDTATVDKLAALGAPPWTDPRNFGILRRFDRKYEGLATDAPPKHWWQPAPFYATPQALADAEGADDYSYIQFIGMQGDGMFAKVDLPALGTRFDLPVFFIMGEADLLTSPAIARTYFDSITAPAKDFTVVKRAGHDPNQAVHDAQWTVLRDKVAPQLVR; translated from the coding sequence ATGCGCATCACAGGCCTGGCATTGCTGCTGTTATCTTGTTACTGCGTGGCGCAAGCGGCGCCGCCCGTCTCGCCGTCCATCTGCGCCTCGCCCGCACAGTCCGTCCGCGAGCAAGGCTATGTGCCCATCAATGGCATCGAGCAATGGATCACGATCACGGGCGCCGCCTGCGGCAATCCCGTGATCCTGTTCATCCACGGCGGCCCCGGCAATGCGCTGAGTCCCTACGCGGATGCCATCTATGCCGGCTGGGAACGCCACTACACCCTGGTGCAGTGGGACCAGCGCGGCGCCGGCATGACGTATGCGAAACAGCAGCCCACTGAAGATGTGCGCTTGACGGTGGAACAGATGCGCGACGACGGCATCGCCGTGGCCCGCTATATCGAACAGCATCTGGGCCAGCGGAAAGTCATTTTGATGGGCAGTTCCTGGGGCTCGATCCTGGGCGTGCACATGGCCAAGGCGCAGCCAGAACTGTTCCACGCGTATATCGGCACGGCGCAAGTGGTCAATGCGCGCGACAACGAGAGCGGCATGTACCGGGAAGTGCTTGCGCTGGCGCAAGCGGCCGGCGATACCGCCACGGTGGACAAGCTGGCGGCGCTCGGTGCGCCGCCATGGACCGATCCGCGCAACTTCGGCATCCTGCGCCGCTTCGACCGCAAATATGAGGGATTGGCAACGGATGCGCCGCCCAAGCACTGGTGGCAGCCGGCGCCGTTCTATGCCACGCCGCAAGCGCTGGCCGATGCCGAGGGGGCCGATGACTACTCGTACATCCAGTTCATCGGCATGCAAGGGGACGGCATGTTCGCCAAGGTCGACCTGCCCGCGCTGGGCACGCGCTTTGACTTGCCCGTGTTTTTCATCATGGGCGAAGCGGATCTGCTGACCTCGCCCGCCATCGCGCGCACCTACTTCGACAGCATCACGGCACCGGCCAAGGATTTTACCGTGGTGAAGCGCGCCGGACACGACCCCAACCAGGCCGTGCACGACGCCCAATGGACGGTCTTGCGCGACAAGGTGGCGCCGCAGCTGGTGCGCTGA
- a CDS encoding alpha/beta fold hydrolase: MTFLPRLTLLVVTLASASLHAEPMFFTPCSDTAAPGSLCSGLNVPGSYDTQGRGIGDPDAMHVFVRKFSADVPVGKPAKGTLWLVAGGPGESGASFYNLLPTLRRSFPGFEFLIPDHRGTGNSSRLCKVEESEQSPGGRALAGAEWGSCFAGLNLVPEYAGQFSITMAARDLQALIEGERKAKGKQPPVYVYSVSYGTQLVLRALQLGPLPVKGVIFDSLVPPQTDARWDLSQRSHVVNTVGMQVLARCDADPACHAAIAEPAATLYRRVLDKTQADPALLVKIPGKNLKNFLGGMLDVPAARARIPYLLRELDQGKDGELASVRATLTQAAASLGSYPQSPLSIPLVSIISNSENTLQPSLRPGWAATDIDRDEADLLFTSPLPRILLGGGLPTYPRDAFFGTLPAKMPPTLVLQGTLDPKTPYAGAQAQVQALTQSKAGKVALSTVQNAPHFLLWTAPACFAQASTRFIAGKQAQDCTLQFPPTI, translated from the coding sequence ATGACCTTCCTGCCCCGCTTGACCCTGCTGGTAGTAACGCTTGCCAGCGCTTCCCTGCATGCCGAACCGATGTTTTTCACGCCCTGTTCCGATACGGCCGCTCCCGGCAGCCTGTGCTCGGGCTTGAACGTGCCTGGCAGCTACGATACCCAGGGCCGCGGCATCGGTGATCCGGACGCCATGCACGTTTTCGTGCGCAAGTTTTCGGCCGATGTGCCTGTCGGCAAGCCCGCCAAGGGCACCCTGTGGCTGGTGGCGGGCGGTCCCGGCGAATCGGGCGCTTCGTTCTACAACTTGCTGCCCACCTTGCGCCGCAGCTTTCCCGGCTTTGAATTCCTCATCCCCGACCACCGCGGCACGGGCAATTCTTCTCGCCTGTGCAAGGTGGAAGAGTCGGAACAGAGTCCCGGCGGCCGCGCCCTGGCTGGCGCCGAATGGGGCAGCTGCTTTGCCGGCCTCAACCTTGTACCGGAATACGCGGGCCAGTTTTCCATCACGATGGCGGCACGCGACTTGCAAGCCCTGATCGAAGGCGAACGCAAGGCCAAGGGCAAACAGCCGCCCGTGTATGTATACAGTGTGTCGTACGGCACGCAGCTGGTCTTGCGCGCCTTGCAACTGGGGCCGCTGCCCGTCAAGGGCGTCATATTCGACTCGCTGGTGCCGCCGCAAACGGATGCGCGCTGGGACTTGAGCCAGCGTTCGCACGTGGTCAACACGGTCGGCATGCAGGTGTTGGCCCGCTGCGACGCGGACCCGGCTTGCCATGCGGCGATTGCCGAACCGGCCGCAACCCTGTACCGGCGCGTGCTGGACAAGACGCAAGCCGATCCCGCCCTGCTGGTGAAGATTCCTGGCAAGAACCTGAAAAATTTCCTGGGCGGCATGCTCGACGTGCCGGCCGCCCGCGCCCGCATCCCGTATCTGTTGCGCGAGCTGGACCAGGGCAAGGATGGGGAACTGGCGTCCGTGCGCGCCACGTTGACGCAGGCGGCGGCCAGCCTGGGCAGCTATCCCCAGTCGCCGCTGTCGATTCCGCTGGTCAGCATCATCAGCAATTCGGAAAACACTCTGCAGCCATCGTTGCGCCCCGGCTGGGCCGCCACCGACATCGACCGCGACGAGGCGGACTTGCTGTTTACCAGTCCCCTGCCCCGCATCCTGCTGGGCGGCGGCTTGCCCACCTACCCGCGCGATGCCTTTTTCGGCACCTTGCCGGCGAAAATGCCGCCAACTCTGGTTCTGCAGGGAACCCTGGACCCGAAAACGCCGTACGCGGGCGCGCAGGCGCAGGTACAGGCTTTGACGCAGAGCAAGGCCGGCAAGGTGGCCCTGTCCACCGTGCAGAACGCCCCGCATTTCCTGTTGTGGACGGCGCCCGCCTGCTTTGCACAGGCCAGTACCCGCTTTATCGCCGGCAAGCAGGCGCAGGATTGCACGCTGCAGTTCCCCCCAACTATATAA
- a CDS encoding heavy metal translocating P-type ATPase has protein sequence MPHDSHNHAQGHDHKHDHDHGHKHAASPAPKAAGCCSSQHACSSTPAAPSGPALPSTAIAGANTAKYRIANMDCPTEERLIRNKLANMAGVVGLDFNLMKRVLDVHHTLPSLATVEAALHGIGMQAIPMEADAVVARDPNEGSLSGMQKGLLVVSGLAAAGAEALAWTTHEDSSPLVIALALLSIATGGWPTLKKGWIALKTFTLNINFLMSLAVFGAIAIGQWPEAAMVIFLFAIAELIEGLSLNRARNAVHSLMQLAPDTATVADASGAWQPVAVATVAIGTLMRVKPGERIALDGIVQSGESSVNQAPITGESMPVDKAVGDVVYAGTINERGLLDVTVTANSGNSTLAKIVKVIEETQGKQAPTQRFVDNFARYYTPAVVVFAILVAVLPPLLFGAPFMAWVYKALVMLVIACPCALVISTPVTVVSGLTAAARRGILVKGGQFLETGYRIKAIAVDKTGTLTMGKPAVTDVVAMEGSSRDAILLLAASLDANSAHPLAAAIVKAGPPAGSHLPVTQFAALHGRGVQGTIAGQTYYLGNARLMTELNVLTPALQAVLARLEQQAYTAMVLATSSGALGVIAVADVLRPTAASAIARLNALGVTTVMLTGDNLLTAQRIGDEVGVSLVKAELLPENKLDEIKALQQQFGVVAMLGDGVNDAPALAQADIGFAMGAAGSDTAIETADVALMDDELGKLPEFISLSQRTRSILVQNISFAIGIKAVFFGLALAGMATLWMAVFADVGASLLVVANGLRLLRGSKAK, from the coding sequence ATGCCGCACGATAGCCATAACCACGCGCAGGGCCACGACCATAAGCACGATCATGACCATGGGCACAAGCATGCCGCCAGCCCGGCGCCCAAGGCCGCCGGCTGCTGTTCCAGCCAGCATGCGTGCTCGTCCACGCCTGCCGCCCCGTCCGGTCCAGCGCTGCCCAGCACGGCCATCGCCGGCGCCAACACGGCCAAATACCGCATCGCCAATATGGATTGCCCCACGGAAGAACGCTTGATCCGCAACAAGCTGGCCAATATGGCCGGCGTCGTGGGCCTCGATTTCAACCTGATGAAACGCGTGCTCGACGTGCACCACACCCTGCCGTCGCTGGCCACGGTGGAAGCGGCGCTGCACGGCATAGGCATGCAGGCGATTCCCATGGAGGCGGACGCGGTCGTCGCGCGCGACCCGAACGAAGGCAGCCTGTCCGGCATGCAAAAAGGCTTGCTGGTGGTTTCCGGCCTGGCCGCTGCCGGCGCCGAAGCGCTGGCATGGACCACGCATGAAGACAGTTCGCCCCTCGTCATCGCCCTGGCCCTGCTGTCGATCGCCACGGGCGGCTGGCCGACCCTGAAAAAGGGCTGGATTGCCCTGAAAACGTTCACCCTGAACATCAATTTCCTGATGAGCCTGGCGGTCTTTGGCGCCATCGCCATCGGCCAGTGGCCGGAAGCGGCCATGGTCATCTTCCTGTTCGCCATCGCCGAGCTGATCGAAGGCTTGTCCCTGAACCGCGCGCGCAACGCCGTGCACAGCCTGATGCAACTGGCGCCCGACACGGCGACCGTTGCCGACGCCAGCGGCGCCTGGCAGCCAGTTGCTGTCGCCACGGTGGCCATCGGCACGCTGATGCGCGTCAAGCCGGGCGAACGCATCGCCCTCGACGGCATCGTGCAAAGCGGCGAATCGTCCGTCAACCAGGCGCCGATCACCGGTGAAAGCATGCCGGTGGACAAGGCTGTGGGCGACGTCGTGTATGCGGGCACCATCAATGAACGGGGCTTGCTCGACGTTACCGTCACTGCCAACAGCGGCAACAGCACCCTGGCGAAAATCGTCAAGGTGATCGAGGAAACCCAGGGAAAACAGGCGCCCACGCAGCGCTTTGTCGACAATTTCGCCCGCTACTACACGCCGGCCGTGGTCGTGTTCGCCATCCTGGTGGCCGTACTGCCACCTTTGCTTTTTGGCGCACCGTTCATGGCCTGGGTATATAAAGCGCTGGTGATGCTGGTGATCGCCTGCCCATGCGCGCTCGTCATTTCCACGCCTGTCACCGTCGTCAGCGGCCTGACGGCGGCCGCGCGGCGCGGCATTCTGGTGAAAGGCGGGCAATTCCTGGAAACGGGTTACCGCATCAAGGCCATCGCCGTCGACAAGACAGGTACATTGACCATGGGCAAACCGGCCGTGACGGATGTGGTGGCCATGGAAGGCAGCAGCCGCGACGCCATCCTGCTGCTGGCCGCCAGCCTGGACGCCAATTCCGCCCACCCGCTGGCCGCCGCCATCGTCAAGGCCGGCCCGCCCGCCGGCAGCCATTTGCCCGTGACCCAGTTTGCCGCCCTGCATGGACGCGGCGTGCAAGGCACGATCGCCGGCCAGACGTATTACCTGGGCAATGCGCGCCTGATGACGGAATTGAATGTCCTGACGCCGGCATTGCAAGCCGTCCTGGCGCGGCTGGAACAGCAAGCCTACACGGCCATGGTGCTGGCTACTTCAAGCGGCGCGCTGGGCGTCATCGCCGTGGCCGATGTGCTGCGCCCGACGGCCGCGTCCGCCATTGCCAGATTGAATGCGCTGGGCGTGACCACCGTGATGCTGACGGGCGACAACCTGCTGACGGCGCAGCGCATTGGCGATGAAGTCGGTGTCAGCCTGGTCAAGGCGGAACTGCTGCCGGAAAACAAGCTCGATGAAATCAAGGCCTTGCAGCAGCAGTTCGGCGTGGTCGCCATGCTGGGCGACGGCGTCAACGACGCCCCGGCCCTGGCGCAGGCCGACATCGGTTTTGCCATGGGCGCGGCCGGCAGCGATACGGCCATCGAAACGGCGGACGTGGCCCTGATGGATGATGAGCTGGGCAAATTGCCCGAATTCATCAGCCTGAGCCAGCGCACGCGCAGCATCCTCGTGCAAAACATCAGCTTTGCCATCGGCATCAAGGCCGTGTTCTTCGGCCTGGCCCTGGCCGGCATGGCGACCCTGTGGATGGCCGTGTTCGCCGACGTGGGCGCCAGCCTGCTGGTGGTGGCGAACGGCCTCAGGTTGCTGCGCGGCAGTAAAGCCAAATAA
- the cadR gene encoding Cd(II)/Pb(II)-responsive transcriptional regulator has protein sequence MRIGELAKRTDCDVETVRYYEKAGLLQEPGRNSAGYREYREEHQERLQFIRHCRSLQIGLTDIRALLEFKNNPAEGCQSVNELLDHHILRIAEQMANLQTLQQQLVTLRHQCDQPQPSQDCAILQNLSEAASGHDCACHTELH, from the coding sequence ATGCGTATCGGAGAACTGGCCAAACGGACAGATTGTGACGTGGAAACCGTGCGTTACTATGAAAAGGCGGGCTTGCTGCAGGAACCGGGCCGCAACAGCGCCGGCTACCGCGAGTACCGGGAAGAACACCAGGAACGGCTGCAATTCATCCGCCATTGCCGCTCTCTGCAGATCGGCTTGACGGATATCCGCGCCTTGCTGGAATTTAAGAACAACCCGGCCGAAGGTTGCCAGAGCGTCAATGAATTGCTCGACCACCATATTCTGCGCATCGCCGAACAGATGGCGAACCTGCAAACCTTGCAGCAGCAGCTGGTGACTTTGCGCCACCAGTGCGACCAGCCGCAGCCGTCGCAAGACTGCGCGATTTTGCAAAACCTGTCCGAGGCGGCCAGCGGCCACGACTGCGCCTGCCATACCGAACTTCATTGA
- a CDS encoding methyl-accepting chemotaxis protein, whose translation MKIAQKMLIVPVVALACLLAMGALSYFAMQQNEQRMRELKDVTLTAERLANQQAIALGQVHADVYAKIAIAASLSDEQFKQFGTQTDGQLNAIAQGLKVLQKFSGAATEAGQALPGIERYRASVAQALDLASMDPNTGVAAMQNAAGHYQQVRGQLRQVLLNLDHRTVDALQDTKNAGQRAGWLSLGTMVIGFALLALIATWVARSVVRPIDDACRAAESLAAGDLTTRIEAQGDDEVGKLSRALATVLKNWNTLLGDIRQAGSTITVEASEIALGNADLSARTESQAHSLQETASSMHALTDTVRENASHAHQANQMVLSTSNVALEGGRVVGQVVETMGSIKASSGRIVDIIAVIDGIAFQTNILALNAAVEAARAGEQGRGFAVVATEVRGLAQRSATAAREIKQLIEDSVARIETGSELADSAGRTMGDIVASVQQVTEIMNDITAASQRQSKGIEEVNNAITEMDELTQRNAALVEQSAAAAQSMQDQAHDLLRVVDAFRLGDGGPPLLTR comes from the coding sequence ATGAAAATCGCACAGAAGATGTTGATCGTCCCGGTGGTCGCGCTGGCTTGCCTGCTGGCCATGGGGGCCTTGTCCTACTTCGCCATGCAGCAGAACGAGCAGCGCATGCGCGAATTGAAAGACGTCACTCTGACGGCCGAACGGCTTGCGAACCAGCAAGCCATTGCCCTGGGCCAGGTGCACGCCGACGTGTACGCGAAGATTGCCATCGCGGCCAGCCTGTCGGACGAACAGTTCAAGCAATTCGGTACGCAAACGGATGGCCAGCTGAACGCCATTGCGCAAGGCTTGAAGGTACTGCAGAAATTCTCGGGCGCCGCCACGGAAGCGGGCCAGGCGCTGCCGGGCATCGAGCGCTACCGTGCCAGCGTGGCACAGGCGCTGGACCTGGCGTCCATGGACCCGAATACGGGCGTGGCCGCGATGCAAAATGCCGCCGGACACTACCAGCAAGTGCGCGGGCAGTTGCGCCAGGTGCTGCTCAATCTCGACCACCGCACAGTCGATGCCTTGCAGGATACCAAGAATGCGGGCCAGCGGGCCGGCTGGCTGTCGCTGGGTACCATGGTCATCGGCTTTGCCCTGCTGGCCCTGATCGCCACGTGGGTGGCGCGCTCCGTGGTGCGGCCCATCGATGATGCTTGCCGTGCCGCCGAATCGCTGGCCGCCGGCGACCTGACCACGCGCATCGAGGCGCAGGGTGACGACGAGGTGGGCAAGCTGTCACGCGCCTTGGCCACCGTGCTGAAAAACTGGAACACCTTATTGGGCGACATCCGCCAGGCGGGCTCCACCATCACGGTGGAAGCGAGTGAAATCGCGCTCGGCAATGCCGACTTGTCGGCCCGCACCGAGTCGCAAGCCCATTCCTTGCAGGAAACGGCATCGTCGATGCACGCCTTGACCGATACCGTGCGCGAGAATGCCAGCCATGCGCACCAGGCCAACCAGATGGTGCTATCGACGTCGAACGTGGCGCTCGAGGGCGGCCGCGTCGTGGGCCAGGTGGTCGAAACGATGGGTTCGATCAAGGCCAGCTCCGGGCGCATCGTCGACATCATCGCCGTCATCGACGGCATTGCCTTCCAGACCAATATCCTCGCCTTGAACGCGGCCGTGGAAGCGGCGCGCGCGGGCGAACAGGGGCGCGGCTTTGCCGTCGTCGCCACCGAAGTGCGGGGCCTGGCGCAGCGTTCGGCCACGGCGGCGCGCGAAATCAAGCAATTGATCGAGGATTCCGTTGCCAGGATAGAAACTGGCAGCGAGCTGGCCGACAGCGCCGGGCGCACCATGGGCGATATTGTCGCTTCCGTCCAGCAAGTGACGGAAATCATGAACGACATCACGGCGGCCAGCCAGCGCCAGAGCAAGGGCATCGAGGAAGTCAACAATGCCATCACGGAAATGGACGAATTGACCCAGCGTAATGCCGCCCTCGTCGAACAGTCGGCCGCCGCCGCGCAAAGCATGCAGGACCAGGCGCACGATTTATTGCGCGTGGTCGACGCCTTCCGCTTGGGTGATGGCGGCCCGCCCTTGCTGACGCGTTAG
- a CDS encoding cache domain-containing protein, whose protein sequence is MPKFAPAMCLSLILAAAALPGIASAAEGGATRPDAEAMVKKGVAYIKSAGDAKAYGDITAKSPQFILHDLYLVVYKLDGTVVAHGANPKMVGKNLIELKDIDGKAFVKERVDLAKSKGTFWQEYKFTNPETKKIEPKVMYCEKLAETVVCGGIYL, encoded by the coding sequence ATGCCCAAGTTCGCCCCTGCCATGTGCCTGTCGCTCATCCTTGCCGCCGCTGCGCTACCTGGTATCGCCAGCGCTGCCGAAGGCGGCGCCACGCGCCCCGATGCCGAAGCCATGGTCAAGAAAGGCGTGGCCTACATCAAGAGTGCCGGCGATGCCAAGGCGTATGGCGACATCACGGCCAAGTCGCCGCAATTCATCCTGCACGACCTGTACCTGGTCGTCTATAAACTCGACGGCACGGTCGTCGCGCATGGCGCCAACCCGAAAATGGTGGGCAAGAACCTGATCGAATTGAAGGATATCGATGGCAAGGCTTTCGTCAAGGAACGCGTCGACCTGGCCAAGAGCAAGGGCACGTTCTGGCAGGAATACAAATTCACGAATCCGGAAACCAAGAAAATCGAGCCGAAAGTGATGTATTGCGAAAAGCTGGCCGAGACCGTCGTCTGCGGCGGCATCTACCTGTAG
- a CDS encoding DUF4142 domain-containing protein, whose product MPISTTSSRTPSLKSVAIGAAVALLSGIAINSIAAAAPGAYDKQFLSKAADAGSTEIAASKVAQSKSSNPEVKKFADAMVTDHTKVADELKQLASSKQIEVSDQPGAKHKAQIDKLSRLEGQPFDKEYAASIGVAAHKEAVKLFTDASQKASDPDIKAFAAKTLPALQHHLEMANALQATLAK is encoded by the coding sequence ATGCCTATCTCTACCACCAGTTCGCGTACGCCCTCCCTGAAAAGCGTGGCCATCGGCGCCGCCGTGGCGCTCCTGAGCGGCATCGCCATCAACAGCATCGCCGCTGCCGCGCCAGGCGCGTACGACAAGCAATTCCTCAGCAAGGCTGCCGATGCTGGCAGCACGGAAATTGCTGCCAGCAAAGTGGCGCAAAGCAAGAGCAGCAATCCCGAGGTGAAGAAATTCGCCGACGCCATGGTCACCGATCACACGAAAGTGGCCGACGAGCTGAAACAGCTGGCCAGCAGCAAGCAGATCGAGGTCAGTGACCAGCCCGGCGCCAAACACAAGGCGCAGATCGACAAGCTGAGCCGCCTGGAAGGCCAGCCTTTCGACAAGGAATATGCGGCCAGCATCGGCGTGGCCGCGCACAAGGAAGCCGTAAAACTGTTTACGGATGCCAGCCAGAAAGCCAGCGATCCCGACATCAAGGCCTTTGCGGCCAAGACCTTGCCAGCGTTGCAACATCACCTGGAAATGGCGAACGCCCTGCAGGCGACATTGGCGAAATAG
- a CDS encoding SMI1/KNR4 family protein, producing MTYYTQYRHLALEGAKPAPTVQQIAAIEALLEAPLPPAFLAFLRVANGAWFDYTCDVPDGNGGVEKMGFNTFFSADEGDFCDETLVGEIRAARKHTDMPVRILPFARDGGNSMVYLDLTEEGGGRVLAYVQELPDWTGKRAHGMMELAPSFDAWLDSLYIDRDTVLDELEHSVSEPSHLDAMAEWLDIGMPAWRRDAGIAALFALKQVELCANEQD from the coding sequence ATGACTTATTACACGCAATACCGCCACCTGGCGCTCGAGGGCGCCAAGCCTGCCCCCACGGTGCAGCAGATCGCCGCCATCGAAGCCTTGCTGGAAGCACCGTTGCCACCCGCCTTCCTGGCGTTCTTGCGAGTGGCTAACGGCGCCTGGTTCGACTACACCTGCGATGTGCCGGACGGCAATGGCGGCGTGGAAAAAATGGGCTTCAATACCTTCTTCAGCGCCGACGAAGGCGATTTCTGCGATGAAACCCTGGTGGGCGAGATCCGCGCCGCGCGCAAGCATACGGACATGCCGGTGCGCATCCTGCCGTTCGCCCGCGATGGGGGCAATTCCATGGTCTACCTGGACCTGACGGAGGAAGGCGGCGGCCGGGTACTGGCCTATGTGCAGGAGTTGCCGGACTGGACGGGCAAGCGGGCACACGGAATGATGGAGCTGGCGCCATCCTTCGACGCCTGGCTGGACAGCCTGTACATCGACCGCGACACGGTGCTCGACGAACTCGAACACAGCGTCTCGGAGCCATCCCACTTGGACGCGATGGCAGAATGGCTCGATATCGGCATGCCCGCCTGGCGCCGCGATGCGGGCATTGCCGCCTTGTTTGCGCTGAAACAAGTCGAATTGTGCGCTAACGAACAGGACTAG
- a CDS encoding MerR family transcriptional regulator, with product MRIGEITRLTGVSKDTVRFYERQGLLDEAPQPGLTNNYKEYSAQALRRIELIGHAKALGFTLKEIAEVIAVWQENALDAGTKRAMLETKIAQIDDKARSMAVLRAGLVDALAKVETGCEDGVAVARNLQG from the coding sequence ATGCGCATCGGAGAAATCACCCGCCTGACGGGCGTGAGCAAGGACACGGTGCGCTTCTACGAGCGCCAGGGTCTGCTGGATGAAGCGCCGCAGCCGGGCTTGACGAATAACTACAAGGAATATTCGGCGCAGGCGCTGCGGCGCATCGAGCTGATCGGCCACGCCAAGGCGCTGGGCTTTACCTTGAAGGAAATCGCCGAAGTCATTGCTGTATGGCAGGAAAACGCGCTCGATGCGGGCACCAAACGAGCAATGCTGGAAACGAAAATTGCCCAGATAGACGACAAGGCCCGCTCGATGGCCGTGCTGCGCGCCGGCCTCGTCGATGCGCTGGCCAAGGTGGAGACGGGCTGCGAGGACGGCGTGGCGGTCGCAAGAAATTTACAAGGATAA
- a CDS encoding SDR family NAD(P)-dependent oxidoreductase, with translation MLPYDYTKQTVLITGASSGIGRVFAETLAARGAHLLLLARSGAVLDSLAKELSQRHGIRAHALVADLGLPGAAQNAHAQACALGMAPDVLINNAGFATHGRFESIDLARQGLEVAVNCTALMELTHCALPHMLAKGRGAIINVASTAALQPDPYMAVYGASKAFVLSFSEALWAENRSRGVRVLALCPGATETAFFDVVAAPEAAVGKRMDPQAVVDEALRALDRGRSSHVAGRPNRLLALLPRLLPRQTVLGIVEGMLKPKAA, from the coding sequence ATGCTCCCATACGACTACACCAAGCAGACCGTGCTGATCACGGGTGCCTCGTCCGGCATCGGCCGCGTCTTCGCGGAAACCCTGGCCGCGCGCGGCGCCCATTTGCTGCTGCTGGCCCGTTCCGGCGCCGTGCTCGACAGCCTGGCCAAGGAACTTTCCCAGCGCCACGGCATCCGCGCGCATGCGCTGGTGGCCGACCTGGGCCTGCCCGGCGCCGCGCAGAACGCCCACGCGCAAGCCTGCGCGCTGGGCATGGCGCCCGATGTACTGATCAATAATGCGGGTTTCGCCACGCACGGCCGCTTCGAAAGCATCGATCTCGCGCGCCAGGGGCTTGAGGTGGCCGTCAATTGCACGGCCCTCATGGAACTGACGCACTGCGCCTTGCCGCACATGCTGGCAAAAGGGCGGGGCGCCATCATCAATGTGGCGTCCACGGCGGCCCTGCAGCCCGATCCCTACATGGCCGTGTATGGCGCCAGCAAGGCTTTCGTGCTGTCGTTTTCGGAAGCCCTGTGGGCCGAAAACCGCAGCCGCGGTGTGCGCGTGCTGGCCCTGTGCCCGGGCGCCACGGAAACGGCTTTTTTCGACGTGGTGGCCGCTCCCGAAGCGGCCGTGGGCAAGCGCATGGATCCTCAAGCCGTCGTCGATGAAGCGCTGCGCGCGCTGGACCGGGGCCGCAGCAGCCATGTGGCAGGCAGGCCGAACCGGCTTCTGGCGTTGCTGCCGCGCTTGCTGCCGCGCCAGACCGTGCTGGGGATCGTGGAAGGCATGCTCAAGCCGAAGGCGGCGTAG